From a region of the Thiomicrorhabdus sp. genome:
- a CDS encoding GspE/PulE family protein — MSEEMNTQVVRLGESLLNAELMNQNQMEFALQKQNVTGERLGELLVRLGIVSEFDLAKHLATQTGVEFVDVDTISKPNTDILRLFNQEYCLNRGFLPLYRDGNQLVVVIGNANVHDVKQAVTQRAGMNCSVKQGEFSKVLQAIRHNYFFIDNPVDKLFLKEVSKIDKDKDQVLSPDNLIHYLLHLAVLQRATDIHIQPELKSIHISFRIDGVLQPIFAIPTTLKRLVAAIKRHADMDISDQLRPQDGSFSTNILSMPFDVRVSTLISEYGENVVMRLLPSGMHVKGLNELGFFEEDLVMLNNMFLHPHGILLMTGPTGSGKSTTLHAGLRSKGMVGKNILTVEDPIEYKLPTICQTQVNRKAGYDFSHAIRQFLRHDPDVMLVGEIRDAETAHAAITAAETGHLVLSTLHVNSVLGVISRLQALDVPVQMIADSLVGVVNQRLARQICSHCKTKYQPTEAELVYFPQESKEITLFRGEGCSHCKGTGYFGRIPLYEILYVDAELQEMIASNASRTELMRKLESSNFKTIETMAIQQVLLGNTTLQEVTRLLGNSLERVSP, encoded by the coding sequence ATGTCAGAAGAGATGAATACACAAGTTGTTCGATTAGGTGAGTCATTACTCAACGCTGAGTTAATGAATCAAAATCAGATGGAATTTGCTCTACAGAAGCAAAACGTTACTGGTGAACGCTTAGGTGAGTTATTGGTAAGATTAGGTATTGTTTCTGAGTTTGATTTAGCAAAACATTTAGCAACACAGACAGGTGTTGAGTTTGTCGATGTCGATACTATTTCTAAGCCAAATACTGATATTCTTCGCTTGTTTAACCAAGAGTACTGCCTGAATAGAGGATTCCTTCCTTTATATCGAGACGGTAATCAACTCGTCGTTGTGATTGGTAATGCGAATGTTCATGATGTGAAACAAGCAGTAACTCAGCGTGCAGGGATGAATTGCTCTGTAAAACAAGGTGAATTTAGTAAAGTTCTTCAAGCTATTCGCCATAACTATTTCTTTATTGATAACCCTGTAGATAAACTTTTCTTAAAAGAAGTTTCTAAAATTGATAAAGATAAAGATCAAGTACTTTCTCCAGATAACCTAATTCATTATTTGTTACACCTTGCGGTACTTCAGCGTGCCACGGATATTCATATCCAACCTGAACTTAAAAGTATTCATATTTCTTTTCGTATAGATGGTGTTTTACAGCCTATTTTTGCTATTCCAACTACACTGAAACGTCTGGTTGCAGCTATTAAGCGTCATGCGGATATGGATATTTCTGATCAATTACGCCCTCAAGATGGTAGCTTTTCAACCAATATCCTTTCTATGCCTTTTGATGTTCGTGTTTCCACTCTAATCTCTGAATACGGTGAAAACGTGGTAATGCGTTTATTGCCAAGTGGCATGCATGTTAAAGGGTTAAATGAACTTGGTTTCTTTGAAGAAGATTTGGTCATGTTAAATAATATGTTTTTGCATCCGCATGGCATCTTATTAATGACTGGACCAACGGGATCAGGTAAAAGCACCACCTTGCATGCAGGTCTACGCTCAAAAGGCATGGTCGGTAAAAATATTCTTACGGTAGAAGACCCGATTGAGTACAAGTTACCTACTATTTGCCAAACTCAAGTTAACCGAAAAGCAGGGTATGACTTTTCACATGCCATACGCCAATTTTTAAGACATGATCCTGATGTTATGTTGGTTGGGGAGATTCGTGATGCTGAAACAGCTCATGCTGCCATTACCGCGGCTGAAACTGGACATTTAGTATTATCTACATTACACGTCAATAGTGTATTGGGCGTTATCTCTCGTTTGCAAGCATTGGATGTTCCAGTGCAGATGATTGCCGATTCATTAGTGGGTGTTGTTAATCAGCGTCTAGCTCGTCAAATCTGTTCACATTGTAAAACTAAGTACCAACCAACCGAGGCAGAATTAGTCTATTTCCCTCAAGAGTCTAAAGAGATTACGCTTTTTAGAGGAGAGGGTTGTTCTCACTGCAAAGGCACGGGGTATTTTGGCCGAATTCCACTTTACGAAATTCTTTATGTTGATGCTGAACTGCAAGAGATGATTGCTTCAAATGCAAGCCGTACCGAGTTAATGAGAAAGCTTGAGTCATCCAACTTTAAAACCATTGAAACTATGGCAATTCAACAGGTCTTGCTTGGGAATACAACCTTGCAAGAGGTAACTCGTTTATTAGGAAATAGCTTAGAGCGAGTTTCACCATGA
- a CDS encoding type II secretion system F family protein, whose protein sequence is MRYFYFQRLLDTGQIASGVEKLAFINETSAKFYLEQRWGDAVIVKLVMLPSWLNWPYDFVMHIFRPQLKREEVADFFRNIAVMLRSGIPMFTAIEDMASDDSSSAVQRVSKDMLESLKTGASFSEAVERHSDIVPQTVIHLIRIGESSGNLDRTLMDAAEHLKRVDKIVRDSKRAMIYPTFVFFTILATAVFWISYVIPSISDLFKQMRVELPPLTKMVLAISDNIGQNLLLTFIILVLLFVITVYSIRHSYRVRYQFHRLLMKLPVSKVLVNSSAMAFITEYLSLLISSGLSIVDSLEILERSTTNEVYRKSIHTMREGVIRGNSLSSEMRQIKMYPRFVVRMISVGEETGRIDEQLSYLAEEYRQRFDHIVASISEIIKPVVMLIAGGLFLLLIIALFLPIYQLVSQVHG, encoded by the coding sequence ATGAGATATTTTTACTTTCAAAGATTGTTAGATACAGGGCAGATAGCCTCTGGCGTTGAGAAATTGGCTTTTATTAATGAGACATCAGCCAAATTTTATTTAGAACAACGCTGGGGGGACGCTGTTATTGTCAAATTGGTCATGTTGCCATCATGGTTGAATTGGCCGTATGACTTTGTTATGCACATTTTTAGACCTCAGCTAAAACGTGAAGAAGTCGCCGATTTCTTTAGAAATATTGCAGTCATGCTCCGTAGTGGAATTCCTATGTTTACTGCCATTGAGGATATGGCTTCTGATGATTCATCGTCTGCTGTACAACGCGTTTCAAAAGATATGTTAGAGAGCCTAAAAACAGGAGCATCATTTAGTGAAGCTGTTGAACGCCATTCGGATATTGTGCCTCAAACGGTCATTCATTTAATTCGTATTGGTGAGAGCTCGGGTAATTTAGATCGGACCCTAATGGATGCTGCAGAGCACCTTAAACGCGTGGATAAAATTGTTCGAGATAGTAAACGAGCCATGATTTACCCTACATTTGTTTTCTTTACTATTTTAGCGACAGCTGTATTTTGGATTAGCTATGTTATTCCAAGTATTAGTGATTTATTTAAACAGATGCGCGTAGAGTTACCTCCTCTGACGAAGATGGTTTTAGCTATATCAGATAATATTGGTCAAAATTTATTACTGACTTTTATTATTTTGGTCTTGCTGTTTGTCATTACTGTTTACTCTATTCGGCATAGTTATCGTGTGCGTTATCAATTTCATCGATTATTGATGAAACTACCCGTCAGCAAGGTCTTAGTCAACTCTTCAGCAATGGCGTTTATTACAGAATATTTAAGTTTATTAATCTCTTCAGGTTTGAGCATAGTAGATAGTCTAGAAATTTTAGAGCGTTCCACCACCAATGAGGTCTATCGCAAAAGCATCCATACTATGCGAGAGGGCGTCATTCGTGGTAATTCATTAAGTTCAGAAATGCGTCAGATAAAAATGTATCCAAGGTTTGTGGTCAGAATGATAAGTGTCGGCGAAGAAACTGGGCGTATTGATGAACAGTTGAGTTATCTTGCAGAAGAGTATCGTCAGAGATTTGATCATATTGTCGCTTCAATCAGTGAAATTATTAAACCCGTTGTAATGCTTATTGCTGGTGGCTTGTTCTTGTTACTTATTATTGCTTTATTCCTTCCTATTTATCAGTTAGTCAGCCAGGTACATGGCTAG